From the Sulfuricurvum sp. genome, one window contains:
- a CDS encoding ankyrin repeat domain-containing protein: protein MEQWIGLLKANDYLGVKKYLKNGGNPNEVEENGESVICFAMRYHCDSEILDLLIDNGADIHHTDIEGVSVFDVAVTYNNIALIEKLIADGFDVNTSTRRSGFTPLMGAVCYGRSDVIKKLLELGVDVRARDGHGLSAIDFARKMHKKSILALLERDKEENI from the coding sequence ATGGAACAATGGATTGGATTATTAAAAGCAAATGATTATCTTGGGGTAAAAAAATATCTCAAAAATGGCGGAAATCCTAATGAAGTAGAGGAAAACGGTGAGTCGGTCATTTGTTTTGCGATGCGGTATCATTGTGATAGTGAAATTCTCGATTTACTCATCGACAATGGTGCTGATATTCATCATACTGATATCGAAGGGGTAAGTGTTTTCGATGTAGCGGTAACGTATAATAATATCGCGTTGATCGAAAAACTGATTGCTGATGGTTTTGATGTTAATACCTCAACAAGACGCAGTGGTTTCACACCGTTGATGGGAGCTGTCTGTTATGGGCGTAGTGACGTGATTAAAAAACTGCTTGAGTTGGGTGTAGATGTTCGTGCACGTGATGGTCATGGATTAAGTGCAATTGATTTTGCCCGTAAAATGCATAAAAAATCTATATTGGCTTTATTGGAACGCGATAAAGAGGAAAATATATAA